In Candidatus Angelobacter sp., one DNA window encodes the following:
- a CDS encoding DUF1553 domain-containing protein yields the protein EFTNGVVFNFQLQQNHGGDNSDDNENHNLGRWSISVSGATNVVADPVPANVRAIFKIPNGQRAPAQIAAVFSYWRTTVPEFKEVNDKIESLWKQWPEGTPTLTLMSRKGRGPVDERRTTHMLRRGDWLKPGQAVTFGVPSFLHPLPPDADGSRLTFAKWLVDRKSPTTARACVNRIWQAYFGIGLVDTPEDFGTRCEMPSHPELLDWLACEFMDSGWSIKHIHRLIVKSATYRQSSRVTPGLYTKDPYNRLLARGPRFRVEGEIVRDIALTASGLLNPEMGGRSIYPPAPDFLFQPPASYGPKVWKVETGAERYRRSLYIFKFRSVPYPMLQTFDAPNGDFSCVRRARSNTPLQALISLNETEFVECARSLARKTLEEGGGTDADRINYAFRRALSRAPTTDERRELLTLLDKEKKRIAEGWVNPFELATGKNEKPADLPRGENPTQLAAYTVVSRALLNLDETITKE from the coding sequence GAATTCACCAACGGGGTCGTGTTCAATTTCCAGCTTCAGCAAAACCACGGCGGCGACAACTCGGACGACAACGAAAACCACAACCTCGGCCGCTGGAGCATCAGCGTGTCCGGCGCAACCAATGTCGTCGCCGACCCGGTCCCCGCGAACGTGCGCGCGATTTTCAAAATCCCCAACGGCCAACGCGCACCCGCGCAGATTGCCGCCGTGTTCAGCTACTGGCGGACGACGGTGCCGGAATTTAAGGAGGTCAACGACAAAATCGAGTCGCTTTGGAAACAATGGCCCGAAGGCACCCCCACACTCACCCTGATGTCGCGCAAAGGCAGGGGGCCGGTTGACGAACGACGCACCACGCACATGCTCAGGCGCGGTGACTGGCTCAAGCCGGGGCAGGCGGTCACGTTCGGCGTGCCGTCGTTCCTTCATCCGCTGCCGCCGGATGCGGACGGGTCGCGCCTGACCTTTGCGAAGTGGCTCGTGGATCGCAAATCGCCAACGACCGCCCGTGCCTGTGTGAACCGCATCTGGCAGGCTTACTTCGGTATCGGGCTGGTGGACACGCCGGAGGACTTCGGCACGCGCTGCGAAATGCCGTCACATCCGGAGTTGCTCGACTGGCTGGCCTGCGAATTCATGGACTCCGGCTGGAGCATCAAGCACATCCATCGGCTCATCGTGAAGTCGGCGACGTACCGGCAGTCGTCGCGCGTCACGCCCGGGCTTTACACGAAGGATCCCTACAACCGTCTGCTCGCGCGCGGCCCCCGGTTCCGGGTGGAAGGCGAAATCGTGCGCGACATTGCATTGACCGCCAGCGGTCTCCTCAACCCGGAAATGGGCGGACGCAGCATTTATCCGCCGGCGCCTGATTTTTTGTTCCAGCCGCCGGCCAGTTACGGGCCGAAGGTGTGGAAGGTGGAAACGGGCGCCGAGCGCTACCGGCGCAGCCTTTATATTTTCAAGTTCCGCTCCGTGCCTTACCCGATGTTGCAGACGTTCGACGCGCCGAACGGAGATTTTTCCTGCGTCCGCCGGGCGCGCTCGAACACGCCGTTGCAAGCCCTCATTTCGCTGAACGAGACCGAGTTTGTCGAATGCGCCCGGTCGCTCGCGCGCAAGACCCTGGAGGAAGGAGGCGGGACCGACGCCGACCGCATCAACTACGCCTTTCGCCGCGCATTGAGCCGGGCGCCGACCACCGACGAACGAAGGGAACTGCTGACGTTGCTCGACAAGGAGAAAAAGCGCATTGCCGAAGGCTGGGTGAACCCGTTCGAACTCGCCACCGGGAAAAACGAAAAGCCGGCTGACCTGCCCCGGGGTGAAAATCCGACACAACTCGCGGCTTACACGGTTGTGTCACGGGCGTTGTTGAACCTGGACGAAACGATAACGAAAGAATAG